The Pan troglodytes isolate AG18354 chromosome 1, NHGRI_mPanTro3-v2.0_pri, whole genome shotgun sequence genome includes a region encoding these proteins:
- the TSEN15 gene encoding tRNA-splicing endonuclease subunit Sen15 isoform X4, giving the protein MEERGDSEPTPGCSGLGPGGVRGFGDGGGAPSWAPEDAWMGTHPKYLEMMELDIGDATQVYVAFLVYLDLMESKSWHEVNCVGLPELQLICLVGTEIEGEGLQTVVPTPITASFSHNRIREILKASRKLQGDPDLPMSFTLAIVESDSTIVYYKLTDGFMLPDPQNISLRR; this is encoded by the exons ATGGAGGAGCGCGGCGATTCCGAGCCGACCCCGGGCTGCAGCGGCCTGGGTCCGGGCGGTGTTCGCGGCTTTGGCGACGGCGGTGGAGCGCCTTCGTGGGCCCCTGAGGACGCCTGGATGGGCACTCACCCTAAG tatCTAGAAATGATGGAATTAGATATAGGAGATGCCACCCAAGTTTATGTAGCGTTCTTGGTTTACCTGGACCTCATGGAAA GCAAAAGCTGGCATGAAGTAAACTGTGTAGGATTACCAGAACTCCAGCTCATCTGCCTTGTTGGTACTGAGATAGAAGGGGAGGGGTTACAGACTGTGGTGCCTACCCCCATCACTGCTTCCTTCAGCCATAACAG GATAAGGGAGATCTTGAAGGCATCTCGAAAATTGCAAGGTGATCCAGATTTGCCGATGTCTTTTACTTTGGCCATAGTGGAGTCTGATTCTACAATAGTCTATTATAAACTTACTGATGGATTTATGCTGCCAGACCCTCAG
- the TSEN15 gene encoding tRNA-splicing endonuclease subunit Sen15 isoform X6, whose translation MEERGDSEPTPGCSGLGPGGVRGFGDGGGAPSWAPEDAWMGTHPKYLEMMELDIGDATQVYVAFLVYLDLMESKSWHEVNCVGLPELQLICLVGTEIEGEGLQTVVPTPITASFSHNRIFLLEDDIHVS comes from the exons ATGGAGGAGCGCGGCGATTCCGAGCCGACCCCGGGCTGCAGCGGCCTGGGTCCGGGCGGTGTTCGCGGCTTTGGCGACGGCGGTGGAGCGCCTTCGTGGGCCCCTGAGGACGCCTGGATGGGCACTCACCCTAAG tatCTAGAAATGATGGAATTAGATATAGGAGATGCCACCCAAGTTTATGTAGCGTTCTTGGTTTACCTGGACCTCATGGAAA GCAAAAGCTGGCATGAAGTAAACTGTGTAGGATTACCAGAACTCCAGCTCATCTGCCTTGTTGGTACTGAGATAGAAGGGGAGGGGTTACAGACTGTGGTGCCTACCCCCATCACTGCTTCCTTCAGCCATAACAG
- the TSEN15 gene encoding tRNA-splicing endonuclease subunit Sen15 isoform X3: MEERGDSEPTPGCSGLGPGGVRGFGDGGGAPSWAPEDAWMGTHPKYLEMMELDIGDATQVYVAFLVYLDLMESKSWHEVNCVGLPELQLICLVGTEIEGEGLQTVVPTPITASFSHNRIREILKASRKLQGDPDLPMSFTLAIVESDSTIVYYKLTDGFMLPDPQVSFENISLRR, from the exons ATGGAGGAGCGCGGCGATTCCGAGCCGACCCCGGGCTGCAGCGGCCTGGGTCCGGGCGGTGTTCGCGGCTTTGGCGACGGCGGTGGAGCGCCTTCGTGGGCCCCTGAGGACGCCTGGATGGGCACTCACCCTAAG tatCTAGAAATGATGGAATTAGATATAGGAGATGCCACCCAAGTTTATGTAGCGTTCTTGGTTTACCTGGACCTCATGGAAA GCAAAAGCTGGCATGAAGTAAACTGTGTAGGATTACCAGAACTCCAGCTCATCTGCCTTGTTGGTACTGAGATAGAAGGGGAGGGGTTACAGACTGTGGTGCCTACCCCCATCACTGCTTCCTTCAGCCATAACAG GATAAGGGAGATCTTGAAGGCATCTCGAAAATTGCAAGGTGATCCAGATTTGCCGATGTCTTTTACTTTGGCCATAGTGGAGTCTGATTCTACAATAGTCTATTATAAACTTACTGATGGATTTATGCTGCCAGACCCTCAGGTCAGTTTTGAG
- the TSEN15 gene encoding tRNA-splicing endonuclease subunit Sen15 isoform X5: MEERGDSEPTPGCSGLGPGGVRGFGDGGGAPSWAPEDAWMGTHPKYLEMMELDIGDATQVYVAFLVYLDLMESKSWHEVNCVGLPELQLICLVGTEIEGEGLQTVVPTPITASFSHNRIREILKASRKLQEYFS, translated from the exons ATGGAGGAGCGCGGCGATTCCGAGCCGACCCCGGGCTGCAGCGGCCTGGGTCCGGGCGGTGTTCGCGGCTTTGGCGACGGCGGTGGAGCGCCTTCGTGGGCCCCTGAGGACGCCTGGATGGGCACTCACCCTAAG tatCTAGAAATGATGGAATTAGATATAGGAGATGCCACCCAAGTTTATGTAGCGTTCTTGGTTTACCTGGACCTCATGGAAA GCAAAAGCTGGCATGAAGTAAACTGTGTAGGATTACCAGAACTCCAGCTCATCTGCCTTGTTGGTACTGAGATAGAAGGGGAGGGGTTACAGACTGTGGTGCCTACCCCCATCACTGCTTCCTTCAGCCATAACAG GATAAGGGAGATCTTGAAGGCATCTCGAAAATTGCAAG